The genomic DNA CCATAGGGCCGGTGTCATCGCTGGAGCCCGCCGAAAAGATCCGGGAGCGGTTGGCGGGTTGAGCGGCATAAATCCTCCTTCCTGTCATCCTGAGCGCCAGCGAAGGATCTCCTTTTTGATGAGGTGCATTCCTTCCCTCACTGCGCCCGGGAGATGACACCGGAAAACACAAAGCCTATCCAGAAAGCCGGTGAAACAGTGCGATTATTCCTCAATTCATGCGGGGTAACGAAGAGAAAAAACCAGGGGAACAGGGAATACCTGTCCCCCTGGCATCGTTTTTTTCCGTTATGGAAATCTCAAGGTATATTGTGCCAGACGAAGGGCAGTTTGTCCCCTGAAGGATTGTCAGGAGGCAAGCTGTCTCCCAGGCAGTCATACAGGTCTGTAAGCAGATAACCATTGGGCAGGAGATCGTCTCCCGGGGGTTCCGGTCCCCAAGGGTTCTCGTAAGAAGCAGCAAAAACCATCTGGAATGCACAGGCAGAGATTTTGCGCTGGTCTGTAAAGTTAACTTTGTCGGAGATATCCTCTCTCAGGTCGATCAGGCCATGACGGTTGCCATCGCGAAGATAGACCACCCCGGATGGAAGATAGACAGAGAAGCTGTCTACCGGCAGGTCAATACCCGCTATGCCCTGGCAATGAGAGAACCTTGCCTGGATTTCAGGGCCGCCTTCGACCCGGCCCCAATTGTCCCGGGCGCCACACAAATCAAACTTCACGCCATTCCGTTCTCCCTGCAGCCTGCCTCCCGGGCATTCATCCATGATTTCAGGAAAGCGCAGGGCTCCTGACAGGGTAGGACGAGGCGCCTGTTTTACTTTTTCCCTGACACAGACGTCTATCTTTTCAAAAATGGAAACTTCTTCATCCGGCTCTGGACCCGGTTCTTCCGGCTGTCCGGGACACGCCGTCAGGATTGCTCCTGTTGCTGCAGTTACAAGGGCTGTTTTCAGTTTTGACAAAACTTCACTGTTCATACTCACCATTCTCCTCAATTTTTCAGGATTTTCAACAAGATTGATACAACTATGAGTTGTATATCAAGGTGTGTATAGGTTGTATCCAGGGGAGTGTCAATATAGCTTCCTGTGTGCCTTGACTGGATTGTGGCCAATAAAAAACCCCGCTGCCAAGCGGGGTTTTTCAGAGCATTGTCTGAAGAAAATTACTCGCGTTCGCGAATTTTTCTCTCAAGCTGCTCAACCCGTTTGCGCAAAGCATCATTTTCCGCTTTCAGGGTTTCCATATCCCTTTCCTGACGATCTTTCAGTGCCCGGACAGATTCAATAACAGGCCCGATCAGCTGCTCATAGTTGACCATTTTCATGCCATCTTCCCTGGCCTTGACCAGCTCGGGAAATACAGCCTCAACCTCTTGGGCAATAACGCCTGTATCAGCAGGTAATTCTGGGTCAGCCCGCCAACCGCTCAAAGGATTTTTCCAGTCAAAATAGACTCCTCTGATTTTCAGCAGTTTTTCCAGAGCGTTGTCGATAGGCCGGATATTATCTTTCAGGCGGATATCAGAAATTGGATTCTCAATATCAATCTTGCCCCAGCTGCCATCATCATCCCGTCCATAAGCACGAACATGAAAATCGGCCCGGTCATAGAAATTGGCCGTTGTCTGGAACTCCACGCCTGAATGGGAAGGGGTACTGGCCCGAAAGACAGTCTTGCCTGTCACCTGGAAGGTCGGATAGCCGGGATGGTTTCCTGATACGAAAGTTCTTCCCAGAAGCTCGTTGTTGCCCTGCATCGAGCTTTCTCCGGACATGATGGTATACCCTCTCAGCTGATGCGGGTTGTTAATCGTCGTCGTCACATCCAGAACTCTTCCCGTAATATCCCCATCCGCCTCAATCCTCGCCCTGGCAGGAGAAGGGTCGGTGGTCCGACAATTAAACGGATCCGTACACCCCACCCTCAGCTCACCATTAATCCCCACATTGGTCCACGCCCCGAAATCACTCCCAACCCCCATGATCCCCCGGACGTTGACCGCCGTCAGGGGGGGAGGGGCCGGAGGAATGGTGCCGGCAAAGTCAGGGTGCTCAAGCACGATATTCTGCCCCTGCAGTGACAGGTTCCGCGCTCCCGCCGAATCGAGGCCCTGAACCACAGACACATTGTTCAGCCTGCTGCGGTTCATATCAATGTTCGTGTTCATCCGGTTGAACTCGGGATTCCCCGCCACCTCATCCCGGTACAGGAACGGCGCCCCAAGATCCGTCGTCGCAAACATCGTCCCCGTAATGATATCCCCCGCAGCCATGGGGATCACGCCATCAAAATCAGCCACGTCACGCGTCCAGCCACCCCACGCCCCCCGGATTATTGCCGGATTGTCGCTGTAGATCGTTCCCGAGTCAGCCCCCGTCATTCCCACGATTCGCGCCGCGCGCAGATCGTCCACAGGGATCGTCGCTCCCGTAGAGGCCACAAAGGTCTCCACGCTCGTGCCGTCATGGCGCACCAGTACCTGATACCGCTGGCCCAGAGGGTTCCTGTCCGTGACATTGGCAGAGAGGAACGCGGGCTGAAGCTCGGGCATCGGGGTCGAGGTGTCGTTGATGACCCCGATGATGTGCCACTGATTCGGGCCCAGCTGCTGGATGATTCGCGGCCGCTCGGCCTGCGAGTACCGGTTCGCAGCCTCGGCAATGGCCTTGGTCTGCCGGGCTACAGCCTGGTCCTGAAGCTGCTGGTTCATGCCGCCTATCAGGCGCCACACGCCGGCAAACAGAACGCCAAGTACAGCGAGGCCGATGGCAAGCTCGACCATCGTAAAGCCGCGGCGGGATGATAAATGTCTGCGTAATCTGTACATCGGTCAGTCCTCCGGACGGACCCTGAACCAGGATCCTTTGATTATGGACAGGAAATGGTGAAGAATTTACCAGGATGGAATGCTGGACATTGCAGCAGGAATCCGGAAATTAAAACCCCCCGGGGATATTCCTCCACATTTTTGCCATGTCGCTGTGCTGCCCTGCCGCCATGAAAAATTCTTTCCGTCTCCCTGCCCTTCTGGCCCTCGTCTGCCTGACCTTCGCTGCAGGTCCCGGACAGGCCGCCGAGAAAATCCTGGCCGTGGTCAACGAGGATGCCATCACCCAGGGCGATGTCCAGCGGCGCATGATCCTGTCCATGGCCAACACAGGTCTTCCCGATACCCCTGAGGTGCAGCAGAAACTGGGGCCCCAGGTACTGCGCTCGCTGATTGACGAAACCCTGCAGATGCAGGAGGCCACGCGCCTGAAAATCACCGTTTCGGACGAGGAGATCGCGGGCGCCATGGCCCAGATCGCAAAACAGAATAATATCGAGCCGGACCAGCTGGAGGCTTTCCTGGACCACAAGGGCGTTCCCGTCTCCTCCATGAAGACCCAGATCAGGGCCAATATCTCGTGGGCCAAGGTGGCCCAGCGCCGCCTGCGTCCTGCCATCCAGATCGGCGAGAACGAGATCGACGCAGAGCTGGAGCGCCTGAAAGCCAATGTGGGCAAGACCGAATACCTGGTCAGCGAGATCCTGCTGCCCGTGGACAATCCGGACCAGGAGGAGGAAGTCCAGCTCCTGGCAGACCGGCTGGTGAAACAGATCAGCCAGGGGGCCAGCTTTCCGGCCATGGCGCGCCAATTCTCCCAGTCCTCGGGCGCAGCATCGGGGGGCAGCATGGGCTGGATCCAGCCCGGCCAGCTTTCAGAGGAACTGGACCGGTTCCTGGTTTCAGGCCAGAAAGGCATGATCAGCAAACCCATCCGGGATGCCGGTGGGTATCATATCCTGGCGATCGTGGACCAGCGGGTGGTGCTGGGCGCGGATCCGTCGCAGACGACCCTGAAACTGCGGCAACTGTTCCTGCCTTTCAGCCTGGTGGACGGCGCTGGAGACAAAACAGGGGCCATGAAGAAAAAGGTCGAGGATCTGACAGCCATCCTCAAAAGCTGTGATGATATGCTGGCCCAGGCCCCGAATTATCCCCATCCCCTGTCCGGCGACCCCGGAGAGGTGCGCCTGGATCAGCTTCCCCCCGTCATGGCCCAGGCCCTGTCAGGGCTGGAACCCGGGAAACCCTCCCCGCCCCTGGTCAATAAAGAAGGCGCCCTGATCATGATGATCTGTGAAAAAAACGCGCCGGAAGTCGCCCTGCCCTCGCGCGAACAGATCTCGTACGACCTGTCAGGCAAACGGATGGCCATGCTTCAGCGCCGGCTTCTGCGGGACCTGCGCCAGGCAGCCTTTATTGATATCCGCGCGTGACAGACGCTGATCATCCCCCTCGCAGAACCCGCTGCGGCGAGTCGAATGCCAGGAACGAGGAGCACAGGACCGGAGTGTACACAAACGTACATGAGGATCCGCGCACCGCAGTGACGCAGCAGTCAACCGCTGCAGTCAGGGTTATGGACGCCATTGATCAACTCCCTGCTTTGCGGGATGTGATCGCCCGGTTTGACCTGGGTGCCCGCAAGACCCTCGGCCAGCATTTCCTGCTGGATCTGAACCTGACCGCCCGCATCGCCCGCGGTGCCGGCGAACTGGAAGGCGTTACGGTGGTCGAGGTAGGCCCTGGTCCGGGCGGCCTGACCCGGGCCCTTTTGCAGACGCAGGCCAGGCATGTTGTGGCCATTGAACGCGACTCCCGCTTCATCAGCGCCCTGGCCGACCTGTCTGCAGCCGCTGCCGGACGCCTGACACTGCTTGAGGCCGACGCGCTGGATGTGAATTTCGAGGCCATTGCTCCGGCTCCGCGGGCGGTTGTGGCCAACCTGCCCTATAATGTGGCCACGCCCCTGCTGGTGGGCTGGCTGCGCAACATCCACGCCTGGGCCAGCCTGACCATTATGGTCCAGAAAGAAGTGGCGGAGAGAATCTGCGCGCCGCCACACACAAAGGCCCGCGGCCGCCTGTCTGTCATGAGCCAGTGGCGCACCGTGCCCCGCATCCTGTTCCAGGTGCCAGCCCGGGCTTTTACCCCACCTCCGAAGGTAGATTCAGCCATTGTCCATCTGGTCCCGCGGAATATGCCGCAGAATGAAGCTGTGTCCTGGGATATCATGGAGCGTCTGGTGGCCGCAGCCTTTGGCCAGCGGCGCAAGATGCTGCGCGCCAGCCTGCGGTCCCTGATTCCCGACACGGAATCCTTCCTGCAGCCGGCCGGCATTGATCCGCAGGCCCGGGCAGAAACCCTGGAGGTGGAGGATTTTGTGCGCCTGGCCAAGGCATATCATGCTGAACCCACGTGTTTTCAGGGACCGGGCGGGGATGTTTGACTCCTGTCCGGATCTGGCCCATTGTCAGGGATCGCCCGAGGGCAAAAATCGATCCATATTCTGGTATTTACTTTCATCGCCGTCCCCTATGGTGGGGATGGTTGATATACAGTGAAAATCAAGGGGAGACACAAGGCATGAGCTGGACAGAAGAGCGTATCAAGACCCTGCGGGACCTGTGGGCCAGGGGATGCAGCGCCAGTGACATTGCCAGGACCCTGGGAAAGGTCAGCCGCAACGCCGTCATCGGCAAGGCCCACCGCCTGGGACTGTCCGGCCGCCCCTCCCCCATCCGCAAGACAAAGGCTGAAAAGCCTGTTGTGAAGGCCCCGGCAGGCAACGGAGCCACCATCCTGACCCTGAACGACCGCATGTGCAAATGGCCCGAAGGCGACCCGCGCGAGGCCGGCTTCCATTTCTGCGGCAAGGCCTCCCACCCCGGCCTTCCCTATTGCCGGGAACACGCCCAGATGGCCTATCAGCCCGCCCGCCGCAGGGACGACAAAAACCGGGCAGCCTGAAAACGGCCGGAAAAGGCTTCCCGTGGCCCGCATACTGACCTCTCCCGCTCCCCTGCATGATGCTGGCAGCCGGTCCCTCTTCCTGGGTGGCTCCATTGAAATGGGCCAGGCGGCTGACTGGCAAACAGAACTCATTTGCCGGCTGGGGGATCTTGATATCACAATCCTGAATCCGCGCCGGAAATTCTGGGATCCGGCGTGGGTCAACAGCGCTGACAACCCCCATTTCCATGCGCAGGTGACCTGGGAACTGACAGCCCTGGAAAAAGCAGCGCTTGCTATTTTCTGTTTTGACCCGAAAACCCTGTCGCCTGTTTCCTTGCTGGAGCTGGGCCGGTTTGGCCACAAGGCCACGGTGTTATGCCCGCCAGGCTTCTGGCGCAAGGCCAACGTGGATATATATTGCCAGCGATACGGTATTCCCGTGTGTGAAAATCTGGAAAACCTGGCGGAGAAGGTCAGGCTGCACTTCATACCTCAGGGAACAGCTCCCGGCCACCCGGCCAGCCCCATGTGAAGAACCAGAAGAACCTCTCCCAGCGCCATGACCGGAATGATCCTGGTCCCCTGCTTCCACAGAAGCAGGACCATGGACAGCAGCAGAAATATACTCATCAGTGTCACAATACTGTGAATCTGGTCCATAGCCTGGTTCTCCCCGTCCGGAAACTGTACAACGGGACAACAGCATGGACAGGAAATCAGCCCACGCAACAATCAGGTGATGTCCTAAAGCACCGCCAGCTCTCCCACCGGATCATTCCAGCCCCTCACGAAATACACAGAAAAGAAAAAACCGCACCCCCGGATGGAGATGCGGCTTTCTTCTTCGGGCCTGAACCGGCGGTTTATTATGGCGACAGAACACCTTCTGGCAGTCCATGCCTCTCTGCCACTTTCATACGGGGAGCAATATAGTTCTTTCTGGTCCAGGCAAAGACCGGATCCTCGATCCCCGGCGGCGTCTGGCCCGAAAGGATCGTCAGGGACAGCAGGGCATGTCCCCATTCTGAATCCGTCACATTATCCCTACTGAAAGTGTCCCTGACCTGATTGATGGCTGCCTGCTGTTCAGGCGTCAGGCCCAGAGGCTGAAGGCCTCTGGCGAGATCCTTCATCTGATCATTATTCAGTCCGGCCTGGGCGAAGCGGGTCATACGGATCAGGTCCAGGGCAGCGAGAACAGACCACACCTGACTGTTTTTGCCGGCGCCGGCTGCATAGGATGCCGAAGCCAGGGGAGTCAGATCGACCAGCCACGACGTTCCTGAATCGTGGTTCAGGGCGGGAAACACGATCCCTCCCTTGCCCTGGGCCCGGAGCGAGATCGCAAAGTTCAGGGCCTGCGCCGCCCGTTTCAGAACTTCCACAGAAGTTACGGGCGGCGGCTTGTCACAGGTCCAGGCGCCCATGGCGTTGAAAAGCGTCTTGTAGATTTCCGGATCGTGGGGCGCGGACCAGCGCTGGTCCGGCACTCCGGCATGATCGGCCAGAACCTGGGGCAGATTGTTGGGAACCGTCTCACCCGTGTTCGGTGTCCGGGTCTGGGGCAGCCCGGGATGAATCACCACAATCGATTCCCAAGATGAAAGGGGCTGGTTATGCCAGATTTTATAGCATCCAAATCCCTGGCGGAAAACCCTGACCATCTTGTACATTTCTTCGGCATTAACCGTGACCACGACATCAGAAGGTTCCTGGCCCGTTTTCCTCCAGACATCATCCCTGACCACATGCACAGCGAATTTCCGCATAACCTCCAGACCGGCGTTCACCGCTGGCGTATCTGTCCTGCCTGCATGCAGATCGGCGGCGGCCTGCTCCAGAATATCCGGCCTAAGGAAATTGTCCTTGTCATCGCGGGAAGCGGGCATATTGGCAGCCGAAACGTCCGTCTTGACGACGCCCCACATCTGGCCCACGTCCTGGACCTGTTCTTCCGTGTTGAGGACAGACCCCGGCTGGAATGGAAACCTTTCTTCAGACTGCGGGGCCTGGTACGGCTGCTGGCCTTCGTCGCCACAGGCCGCGGCCCCGACGGCAACACCCGCTGTCAGCGCAAGGGCTTTCAGCTTTCCTGATACGTTCTGGAATACCGCCATGTCCTGTGCTCCTGCTGTCCGGACCTGATAAACTTCCACAGGCAATTTACGATGAAAGTAATTCCCGGGCAAATTTTTCCTTGCGGCTACCACGCTCCCACCCGGTTCCGGAACACATTGACAGAACCCTGCCGCAGGGGGTAACTCCAGCGGCCATGGAGACTTCCCTGCAGACAGTCCGCCCTGCCGCTGTCACATCAGGCCCCGGCCTGTTCCTGCGCTCGCTGGCCTTCAACATTGCGTTTTTCAGCCTGACCACCGTCTGCTGTGCCCTGCTGATCCTGACCCTGCCCCTGCCCCGGCGTTGCGTCATATGGGGCATTGAGACCTACGAGCGCATGCTGGACTGGCTGGAGCGCAAAATCATCCGGCTGGACTATACGGTCTCCGGCCTTGAGCATATCCCGCAGGGGCCGTTCCTGCTGGCCGCCAAGCATCAGTCGGCCTGGGAAACCATGAAGTTGCACCTGCTGCTGCGCGACCCGGCTGTTGTGCTGAAGCGGGAGCTGATGCTGATCCCCCTGTGGGGCTGGCTGGCCGCCAGGGCCGGGATGATCTCCGTTCACCGCAACAAAAGGGGCCGGACCATCCCCTCCCTGATCCGCGGGGCAAAAAAAGTGGCGGCAGAGGGACGGCCCATTGTGATCTTCCCCCAGGGGACACGCGTGGCGCCGGGGGATCACAGGCCCTATAAAATCGGCATCGGCATTCTGTACCAGGAACTGGGCCTGCCTGTCGTGCCCATGGCCCTCAACTCCGGCCTGTTCTGGCCCCGGCACAGCTTTATCAAACAGCCGGGGACCGTGACGGTACAGTTCCTGCCGCCCATGCCGCCCGGCCTGACAGCGGAAGAACTGGTGAAAAAACTCCAGGACACTCTGGAAACCGCCTCGGACAGGTTGTTGTCATAATTTCTTTCTGCAACTATTTATAACTCTTATCATGCCCTGGAAAACCTATGGAGATTTACAATGACACAATACACTGCCCTGAGTGGCATTCCGCATGAGATTCTCGTCATCCTCTCTGCTACCTGGAAAGCAGAAGCGGGCGCGAATGGTTCATGGGCGCTGGTCTCGTAACAGGCCTTAGTCAAATTGCAAAACTGGAACCACTTGAAAAAGCCCTGGGCAGCCAAAAAATCGCGTATTCCAGCGCACAGTATGGACAATCCGCATACAAGGTAAAGATCGACGGGACCAGGGCAAGACCTGATAAGCCAGGGGTTACGGATATCCCTGAACCGGAAAAAATGGATGATATCGACAGGATCCACTCCATGGCCAGGGATGTTCTTGCAGCAACAAGTCCGTGGACGGGTCTTCTGGCAGCAGGTTCATGGGGCAAACAGGACTATGTCCTGAGCCTTGACCTCCGCCAATACGGGAATCCTCTCCTTGTCCGTGCCGTAACCGGAGCCTTGCGCATGTACAATCTGCGTTCCCGGGCAGAAGACGGCATCATCCGGATAGGCGGCGTTCTGGAGCACCATCGACCGGCAACCAGAACCCTGGAAAGTGAATCGTCCGATGCCATCAAAAAGGTTTTTGGGCCCCTGGGGATCAGTATCGACTTCGCCGCCCATCCAGTACCTCCCAGAGTGCCTGGTGCCTGAACACTGCCTCATGCATCCCGTGACGGCACTGTCAGGCTCTTCCTGAAACTATTTTCAGCCCTTATTCTTGCCTCCTGAAGATATCGAGGAGGTATTCATGCTGTATAATTTCCGGGCCTGGGACGAAGTTTCTGATTCAGTTCTGAGAATTCTGGGCACACGCTGGGATCTGGAAGCGGATGGAGTGAATGGGCCAGAGGAAGCGGACAGACCGGAGGAAATAGATAAATGGTCATTGCGTGCCAGAACGGCTGCGATGTCTGATGAAACCGTGGAGGATCTGCGCACAGCTCTGAAGATCCATGGCATGACCCCAGCCACGCCCAAAATGCAGGGCAGGCATTCTGAGGAAAAGAAACGCAAAGCCCTGGCTTTGCTGGGCACGTCTCCAAGACCTGCTGCTGGATCGGATCACCTTTGGCTGGGAACAGACAAGCCACAGCTATCCCCCCGGGATGATCTGGACACGCTGTGGGCCATGATGCTGGGCCTCCTGGGCCTTGAAAAAGGATGGACCATAACGGGTCTCGCAGCAACTGAAGGCACAGGACAGAATTCCAGTCTGTTCGAGCTCAGACTTGACCTCAGCCGGCATACAGACCCGAAAATCCCGGCCGCCGTCCTGGGAACGCTGAAGAACTGTGGGCTTGCGGCAGAAATATCCGGTGGAATCATTTCCATCTCAGGCTCTGCCTCTCCCAATGACAGATTTTCTCCCGGTACTCATGCCCATCGGATCAACAGGGTTTTCTCTGCAGCTGGGCTGGAGCCGCGCCCCGTCCAGGGCAAGCTGGATATTCCCCACATCGAGCCGGAAATACCACCCGGCCACAGGGGCAAACGGAAATCCGGAACTCCCCGCCCAACCGGGACTCGCCGCCCAAGACGTCCTGCAGCATAGGAAAAACCCCACTGGATTTTTCCGGACAGGGTTCTAGAATACCGGCACAGTCAATTCTGTCCCGAAGGATTCCGGAAATGTCCCAGCCTGCCTCCCTGCCCAAACGCCGCATGGGTCTGAAATTCCTGCAGATCATCGCCATATCGGCCTGTCTGGGGATCGTCCTGTTTGTCATTTGCCTGCTGGCCTGGGAACGCAGCGGCCGGCAGGAAGAAGCCCTGCAGTCCGTCACCCGCGGCTGGGGCGGCGTCCAGACCTTGGCCGGACCGGCGCTGGCCATCCCCTATACCCTGGCCGAGGTGGGCCTGGACCAGAACAACAAGCCCCGGACGACCTGGAAGACCCGCATGATCCTGATGACCCCGGACGAGGTGTCTGTTGATGCGGCACTGGCTCCCGAAAAGCGTCCCCTGGGCATCTATGAGGCCCTGGTGTACACAGCCGACATTTCCATAAAAGGCCGCTTCACCCCTCCCGATCTCTCATCCAGCGGCATCCGGGAAAAGGATGTGCGCTGGGACGAGGCTTTTATTGTCCTCCCCATCGCGGACACCGTCGGGCTGACGGAATCGCCGACCCTTGCCCTGAACGGCGGAAAACCGGAAACCATGGCGCCGGGCCTGCACCGGATGAGCAACTACAATTCAAAGGGAGTTCACATCCAGACCCGGGGAGGTTTTGAGGGCAAACCCCAGGAGTTCTCCCTGCGCCTGAAGCTGCGGGGCAGCGAGGCCCTGTACTTCCAGCCCGTGGGCCGGAAAATGGGCATGACCCTGTCCACCCCCTGGTCCAGCGTCAGCGCCGTGGGCCAGTTCCTGCCCCTGTCCCTTGAAACAGGTGAAAAG from Pseudomonadota bacterium includes the following:
- the rsmA gene encoding 16S rRNA (adenine(1518)-N(6)/adenine(1519)-N(6))-dimethyltransferase RsmA, which produces MDAIDQLPALRDVIARFDLGARKTLGQHFLLDLNLTARIARGAGELEGVTVVEVGPGPGGLTRALLQTQARHVVAIERDSRFISALADLSAAAAGRLTLLEADALDVNFEAIAPAPRAVVANLPYNVATPLLVGWLRNIHAWASLTIMVQKEVAERICAPPHTKARGRLSVMSQWRTVPRILFQVPARAFTPPPKVDSAIVHLVPRNMPQNEAVSWDIMERLVAAAFGQRRKMLRASLRSLIPDTESFLQPAGIDPQARAETLEVEDFVRLAKAYHAEPTCFQGPGGDV
- a CDS encoding nucleoside 2-deoxyribosyltransferase domain-containing protein, producing MARILTSPAPLHDAGSRSLFLGGSIEMGQAADWQTELICRLGDLDITILNPRRKFWDPAWVNSADNPHFHAQVTWELTALEKAALAIFCFDPKTLSPVSLLELGRFGHKATVLCPPGFWRKANVDIYCQRYGIPVCENLENLAEKVRLHFIPQGTAPGHPASPM
- the creD gene encoding cell envelope integrity protein CreD, which encodes MSQPASLPKRRMGLKFLQIIAISACLGIVLFVICLLAWERSGRQEEALQSVTRGWGGVQTLAGPALAIPYTLAEVGLDQNNKPRTTWKTRMILMTPDEVSVDAALAPEKRPLGIYEALVYTADISIKGRFTPPDLSSSGIREKDVRWDEAFIVLPIADTVGLTESPTLALNGGKPETMAPGLHRMSNYNSKGVHIQTRGGFEGKPQEFSLRLKLRGSEALYFQPVGRKMGMTLSTPWSSVSAVGQFLPLSLETGEKGSRATWFIPSVAHGSAVAWTADEGSSIFENFPDSRYSIGKDSAWLGQVVGLRLWAGVDSYDSVVRSLKYGILFVGLTLLVLFLFEVVSRLRLHWTQYTLVGLAVCLFYLMLLSLSEHFAFGLSYLAAASGITAMVTLYAISVLGQRRRAGVLLFLLVALYTLFYLILKQEDYALLMGSGLLFVALAATMYLTRRIDWFDDAPEKPALR
- a CDS encoding peptidylprolyl isomerase, with amino-acid sequence MKNSFRLPALLALVCLTFAAGPGQAAEKILAVVNEDAITQGDVQRRMILSMANTGLPDTPEVQQKLGPQVLRSLIDETLQMQEATRLKITVSDEEIAGAMAQIAKQNNIEPDQLEAFLDHKGVPVSSMKTQIRANISWAKVAQRRLRPAIQIGENEIDAELERLKANVGKTEYLVSEILLPVDNPDQEEEVQLLADRLVKQISQGASFPAMARQFSQSSGAASGGSMGWIQPGQLSEELDRFLVSGQKGMISKPIRDAGGYHILAIVDQRVVLGADPSQTTLKLRQLFLPFSLVDGAGDKTGAMKKKVEDLTAILKSCDDMLAQAPNYPHPLSGDPGEVRLDQLPPVMAQALSGLEPGKPSPPLVNKEGALIMMICEKNAPEVALPSREQISYDLSGKRMAMLQRRLLRDLRQAAFIDIRA
- a CDS encoding GcrA family cell cycle regulator produces the protein MSWTEERIKTLRDLWARGCSASDIARTLGKVSRNAVIGKAHRLGLSGRPSPIRKTKAEKPVVKAPAGNGATILTLNDRMCKWPEGDPREAGFHFCGKASHPGLPYCREHAQMAYQPARRRDDKNRAA
- a CDS encoding tail fiber domain-containing protein, with the protein product MYRLRRHLSSRRGFTMVELAIGLAVLGVLFAGVWRLIGGMNQQLQDQAVARQTKAIAEAANRYSQAERPRIIQQLGPNQWHIIGVINDTSTPMPELQPAFLSANVTDRNPLGQRYQVLVRHDGTSVETFVASTGATIPVDDLRAARIVGMTGADSGTIYSDNPAIIRGAWGGWTRDVADFDGVIPMAAGDIITGTMFATTDLGAPFLYRDEVAGNPEFNRMNTNIDMNRSRLNNVSVVQGLDSAGARNLSLQGQNIVLEHPDFAGTIPPAPPPLTAVNVRGIMGVGSDFGAWTNVGINGELRVGCTDPFNCRTTDPSPARARIEADGDITGRVLDVTTTINNPHQLRGYTIMSGESSMQGNNELLGRTFVSGNHPGYPTFQVTGKTVFRASTPSHSGVEFQTTANFYDRADFHVRAYGRDDDGSWGKIDIENPISDIRLKDNIRPIDNALEKLLKIRGVYFDWKNPLSGWRADPELPADTGVIAQEVEAVFPELVKAREDGMKMVNYEQLIGPVIESVRALKDRQERDMETLKAENDALRKRVEQLERKIRERE
- a CDS encoding 1-acyl-sn-glycerol-3-phosphate acyltransferase — its product is METSLQTVRPAAVTSGPGLFLRSLAFNIAFFSLTTVCCALLILTLPLPRRCVIWGIETYERMLDWLERKIIRLDYTVSGLEHIPQGPFLLAAKHQSAWETMKLHLLLRDPAVVLKRELMLIPLWGWLAARAGMISVHRNKRGRTIPSLIRGAKKVAAEGRPIVIFPQGTRVAPGDHRPYKIGIGILYQELGLPVVPMALNSGLFWPRHSFIKQPGTVTVQFLPPMPPGLTAEELVKKLQDTLETASDRLLS